From the genome of Hymenobacter cellulosilyticus, one region includes:
- a CDS encoding OstA-like protein, protein MRFIKFLFLFLLAGLPVLSQAQQRPKPAAPPAAPPKGQRIELLPGTQRLVGGTFNGVEIRKLIGNVSFKQGTTLLFCDSAYQYLEKNALEAFSNVRIIQNDTITITGDHATYDGDTRKARMTGNVVMRDPRMTLTTTVLDYDLEKNLAYYSTGGHLVDPENTLDSQYGYYNTTSKVFSFKRNVKLLTKENTIDTDTLQYNTVSKIAYFFGPTRITGKQGNLYAENGTYNTRTKVSNFQRNAKIETPNYLLGGDKLVYDEVRQYGVATGHVSMTSKKDNIVLRGDVGKYWRSLGRTKVYGSSPVMRNISDKDTLYMAADTLVSVEGRPPKNEAGVLYAYPRVKIFRKDLQGRCDSLTYDRGDSIIYLNKRPVLWSEKNQLTADSMEIRQRRKKIDQMRLYANSFIVGQDTILNYNQVKGRNMVAYFVDNKIKKVDVLGNAESLYYALEGDTAVTGLNKAVSANMALRFADNKLQTISFLTNPDASFIPPHELKPEDEKLKGFAWRAEERPTRRSVLGKHFPAPVKPKAKPKAKTKAKTAVKSKSKPAPKAKAAPTKAASKPAAAATPKPKAPAPRATK, encoded by the coding sequence ATGCGTTTTATAAAGTTTCTTTTTCTGTTTCTTCTCGCTGGCCTGCCCGTGCTCAGTCAGGCCCAGCAGCGCCCCAAGCCGGCCGCCCCGCCCGCCGCACCACCCAAAGGCCAGCGAATCGAGCTGCTGCCCGGCACCCAGCGGCTGGTGGGCGGTACTTTCAACGGCGTCGAAATCCGCAAGCTGATTGGCAACGTCAGTTTTAAGCAGGGCACCACCTTGCTCTTCTGCGACTCGGCCTACCAGTATCTGGAGAAAAACGCGCTGGAAGCCTTCAGCAACGTGCGCATCATTCAGAACGACACGATTACCATTACCGGTGACCACGCCACCTACGACGGCGACACCCGCAAGGCCCGCATGACCGGCAACGTGGTGATGCGCGACCCGCGCATGACGCTTACGACGACCGTACTCGACTACGACCTGGAAAAAAACCTGGCCTACTACAGTACCGGCGGCCACCTCGTCGACCCCGAAAACACGCTCGACAGCCAGTACGGCTACTACAACACCACCTCCAAAGTATTCAGCTTCAAGCGCAACGTGAAGCTGCTGACCAAGGAAAACACCATCGACACCGATACGCTGCAGTACAATACGGTGTCGAAGATTGCCTACTTCTTCGGCCCCACGCGCATTACCGGCAAGCAGGGCAACCTCTACGCCGAAAACGGTACTTACAACACGCGCACCAAGGTTTCCAACTTCCAGCGCAACGCCAAGATTGAAACGCCCAACTACCTGCTCGGCGGCGACAAGCTGGTGTACGACGAGGTGCGGCAGTACGGCGTAGCCACCGGCCACGTCTCGATGACCTCCAAGAAAGACAACATCGTGCTGCGCGGCGACGTGGGCAAGTACTGGCGGAGCCTGGGCCGCACTAAAGTGTACGGCAGCAGCCCGGTGATGCGCAACATTTCCGACAAAGACACGCTCTATATGGCCGCCGATACCTTAGTAAGCGTGGAGGGCCGGCCGCCCAAAAACGAGGCTGGAGTGCTGTATGCCTACCCCCGGGTGAAAATCTTCCGCAAGGACCTGCAGGGCCGCTGCGACTCCCTGACTTACGACCGGGGCGACTCTATCATCTACCTCAACAAGCGCCCGGTGCTGTGGTCGGAGAAAAACCAACTGACGGCCGACAGCATGGAAATCCGGCAGCGGCGCAAGAAGATTGACCAGATGCGCCTGTACGCCAACTCCTTCATCGTGGGTCAGGATACGATTCTGAACTACAACCAGGTGAAGGGGCGCAACATGGTAGCCTACTTCGTAGACAACAAAATAAAAAAAGTGGACGTGCTTGGCAACGCCGAGAGCCTCTACTATGCTCTTGAAGGGGATACGGCCGTCACGGGCCTCAACAAAGCCGTGAGTGCCAACATGGCCCTGCGCTTTGCCGACAACAAGCTGCAGACCATATCCTTTCTGACCAACCCCGACGCCAGCTTTATTCCGCCCCACGAGCTTAAGCCCGAGGACGAAAAGCTCAAAGGCTTTGCCTGGCGGGCCGAGGAACGTCCCACCCGGCGCTCGGTGTTAGGTAAGCACTTCCCGGCTCCGGTGAAGCCCAAAGCCAAGCCGAAAGCGAAAACTAAAGCCAAAACGGCTGTTAAATCCAAGTCCAAACCCGCACCCAAGGCGAAAGCCGCGCCCACCAAAGCTGCTTCGAAGCCCGCTGCCGCTGCCACACCAAAACCGAAAGCGCCGGCTCCACGGGCTACCAAATAG
- a CDS encoding outer membrane protein assembly factor BamD, producing MLSFRPTFFVLLLSALLLGSCSGYQKLLKSGDVNKKYEAAVQYYDKGDFFKAGTLLEDLIPLLKGRPEAEKAQFYFANTNYRQRNYVLSAYYFRSFADTYPNSQYAEEANFLHAKSLFRDSPEFELDQTNTYSALESIQDFLNRYASSQFRPEAENMSQELQKKLENKAFQSAKLYYNIRYYQSAVTAFTSFQQQYPASAFNEEAAFLKLSAQYDLAHESVPEKQRERYLEVLAFYQNFIDNYPQSRNLKTAETMYSKSREEIAKIKPADTAAK from the coding sequence ATGCTCTCTTTTCGCCCTACCTTCTTTGTTCTGCTACTGAGTGCGTTGCTGCTCGGCTCGTGCTCCGGCTACCAAAAGCTGCTCAAGAGCGGCGACGTCAACAAGAAGTACGAGGCCGCCGTGCAGTACTACGATAAAGGCGACTTCTTCAAGGCCGGCACCCTGCTGGAAGACCTGATTCCGCTGCTGAAAGGCCGCCCGGAGGCTGAAAAAGCCCAGTTCTACTTCGCCAATACCAACTACCGGCAGCGCAACTACGTGCTGAGCGCCTACTACTTTCGCTCGTTTGCCGATACCTACCCCAACTCGCAGTACGCCGAGGAAGCCAACTTTCTGCACGCCAAATCCTTGTTCCGCGACTCGCCCGAATTTGAGCTGGACCAGACCAATACCTACTCGGCCTTAGAGTCGATTCAGGACTTTTTGAACCGCTACGCTAGCAGCCAGTTCCGGCCCGAAGCCGAGAATATGTCGCAGGAACTGCAGAAAAAGCTGGAAAACAAGGCGTTTCAAAGCGCCAAGCTTTATTACAACATCCGCTACTACCAGTCGGCCGTAACGGCGTTTACCTCGTTTCAGCAGCAGTACCCGGCTTCAGCCTTCAATGAGGAAGCAGCTTTCCTGAAGCTGAGTGCCCAGTACGATCTAGCCCATGAAAGTGTGCCGGAGAAGCAGCGTGAGCGGTACTTGGAGGTCCTGGCGTTCTACCAGAACTTTATCGACAACTACCCGCAGAGCCGCAACCTGAAGACTGCCGAAACCATGTACAGCAAATCCCGCGAGGAAATTGCCAAGATCAAACCGGCCGATACGGCTGCTAAGTAA
- a CDS encoding DNA-directed RNA polymerase subunit omega yields MKTPNNVSASIVTRNMSDFTHETGNVYESIAIISKRANQISVKLKEELNGKLAEFATTVDNLEEVFENREQIEISKHYERLPKPTNLAIEEFLEGKVTFRTLEEEALPIVARPTE; encoded by the coding sequence ATGAAAACTCCGAACAACGTCTCTGCTTCCATCGTGACCCGCAACATGTCGGACTTCACCCACGAAACCGGCAACGTGTACGAGTCGATTGCCATCATCTCGAAGCGTGCCAACCAGATTTCGGTGAAGCTGAAGGAAGAGCTCAACGGCAAGCTGGCCGAGTTTGCTACCACGGTCGACAACCTGGAGGAAGTATTCGAAAACCGTGAGCAAATCGAAATTTCCAAGCACTATGAGCGTCTACCCAAGCCGACGAACCTCGCCATTGAGGAGTTTCTGGAAGGCAAAGTAACGTTCCGCACCTTGGAAGAAGAGGCCCTGCCCATCGTGGCTCGTCCTACGGAATAA
- a CDS encoding flavoprotein, translated as MPLQGRKIILGVCGSIAAYKSAMLVRLLVKAGAEVQVILTASAAAFVTPLTLGTLSKKPVLTGFLRDEAAGQWHNHVELGLWADALVIAPASANTVAQLANGHCPNLLAAVYLSARCPVFLAPAMDLDMYVHPAVSHNFERLRSFGNHVLESPVGELASGLSGPGRMLEPEDIVRELEQFFTSQS; from the coding sequence ATGCCGCTGCAAGGCCGCAAGATTATTCTGGGTGTATGCGGCAGCATTGCCGCGTACAAATCGGCCATGCTGGTGCGGCTGCTGGTAAAGGCCGGAGCCGAGGTGCAAGTCATTCTGACGGCCTCGGCTGCGGCCTTTGTCACGCCCCTCACGCTGGGTACGCTCTCCAAAAAGCCCGTTTTGACGGGCTTTTTGCGTGATGAGGCCGCCGGCCAGTGGCACAACCATGTAGAGCTGGGCCTTTGGGCCGACGCCTTGGTTATTGCCCCGGCCAGCGCCAATACCGTGGCTCAGCTGGCCAATGGACACTGCCCTAACCTGCTGGCCGCCGTCTACTTATCGGCCCGCTGCCCGGTGTTTCTGGCCCCGGCCATGGACCTGGATATGTACGTGCATCCGGCCGTGTCCCACAACTTTGAGCGGCTGCGTAGCTTCGGCAACCACGTGCTGGAGTCGCCGGTGGGGGAGTTGGCCAGTGGCCTGTCGGGGCCCGGCCGCATGCTCGAGCCCGAAGACATTGTGCGGGAGCTGGAGCAGTTTTTCACCAGCCAGTCGTAG
- a CDS encoding phosphopantothenoylcysteine decarboxylase, whose product MRVLITAGPTYEPIDPVRFIGNHSTGKMGYALAEAFAETGAQVVLISGPTSLPNPTQALITTTRVQTAAEMYEAAAAAATTADVWVFAAAVADYRPRDVAQNKIKKDGDTLTLELVKNVDIAGTLGKTKRPEQFSVGFALETNDEEAHARGKLQRKNFDLIVLNSLRDPGAGFRHDTNKVTLLDAAGQMTIFELKPKAAVAHDIVRTVLARLSLHNA is encoded by the coding sequence ATGCGCGTTTTAATCACGGCCGGGCCTACGTATGAGCCCATCGACCCGGTACGGTTTATCGGCAACCACAGCACCGGCAAAATGGGTTATGCCCTGGCCGAAGCCTTTGCCGAAACCGGCGCACAGGTAGTGCTTATCAGCGGGCCCACCAGTTTGCCCAACCCGACCCAGGCGCTGATAACGACGACACGGGTGCAAACGGCGGCCGAGATGTACGAAGCTGCCGCTGCTGCTGCTACCACGGCCGACGTATGGGTATTTGCCGCCGCCGTAGCTGATTACCGGCCGCGCGACGTGGCCCAGAACAAGATCAAGAAGGACGGTGACACGCTCACGCTGGAGCTGGTCAAGAACGTGGACATTGCCGGCACGCTGGGCAAAACTAAGCGGCCTGAACAATTTTCCGTAGGTTTTGCGTTGGAGACCAATGACGAGGAAGCCCACGCCCGGGGCAAGTTGCAGCGCAAGAATTTCGACCTGATTGTGCTCAACTCCCTGCGCGACCCGGGGGCCGGCTTCCGCCACGATACCAACAAAGTGACGCTGCTGGATGCCGCGGGCCAAATGACTATCTTTGAATTGAAGCCCAAGGCCGCCGTGGCCCACGATATTGTCCGAACCGTTCTTGCCCGCCTTTCCCTTCACAATGCGTAA
- the porD gene encoding type IX secretion system protein PorD — translation MRKILLPLLFVLTLLARPSQAQELLADVQITTENVNVSDRQLILQMKNDIQAFLNTRSWTNQTYRPEERIRCRIFIGITAIPQTGTFEATARIVSTRPVYGTSYETNLLSFADKRWAFNYSPQNPIDYSENTFVSNLSSLLSFYAYMIIGMDQDSFAKLGGSPYYDRARNILNNAANQNVTNESDPAWKDGESRNRYWLLNNLQDPQLEAMRTGIYAYYRQGLDIFIQKPDEARASMVTALQGVQQAATRRPGTLLARAFFDTKSDEISNIFRTAQDPSRSSRW, via the coding sequence ATGCGTAAGATTCTGCTGCCGCTGCTGTTTGTGCTCACTCTGCTGGCCCGCCCTAGTCAGGCCCAGGAATTACTGGCCGATGTGCAGATCACCACGGAAAACGTCAACGTTTCCGACCGGCAGCTGATTTTACAGATGAAGAACGATATCCAGGCGTTTCTCAACACCCGTTCCTGGACCAATCAAACCTACCGCCCCGAGGAGCGCATTAGGTGCCGTATCTTCATCGGTATTACCGCCATTCCGCAGACTGGCACCTTCGAGGCCACGGCCCGCATCGTGTCGACGCGGCCGGTGTATGGCACCAGCTACGAAACCAACCTGCTGTCGTTTGCCGATAAGCGCTGGGCTTTCAACTATTCGCCCCAGAACCCGATTGACTATTCGGAAAATACGTTTGTGTCTAACCTGTCGTCGCTGCTGAGCTTCTATGCCTACATGATTATCGGTATGGATCAGGACAGCTTCGCCAAGCTGGGCGGCTCGCCTTATTACGACCGGGCCCGTAACATTCTCAACAACGCGGCCAACCAAAACGTGACTAACGAGTCGGATCCGGCCTGGAAGGATGGGGAATCACGCAACCGCTATTGGCTGCTCAACAACCTGCAGGACCCGCAGCTCGAAGCTATGCGCACGGGCATTTACGCCTACTACCGGCAAGGGCTTGACATCTTTATCCAGAAGCCCGACGAGGCCCGCGCCAGTATGGTAACGGCCCTGCAAGGGGTGCAGCAGGCCGCTACCCGTCGCCCGGGCACGCTGCTGGCCCGCGCCTTCTTCGACACCAAGTCGGACGAAATTTCCAACATCTTCCGCACCGCTCAGGACCCCAGCAGAAGCAGCAGGTGGTGA